Part of the Lolium rigidum isolate FL_2022 chromosome 6, APGP_CSIRO_Lrig_0.1, whole genome shotgun sequence genome, caattggataatgaacatgttgcccaagcatgggagagaataaaatctttggtaaagaattgccctacccatggactaactacttggatgatcatccaaaccttttatgcaggattgaatttttcttcgaggaacctattggattcagctgctggaggtacttttatgtccattactttggatactgcaacaaatcttcttgatgatatgatgatcaattactctgaatggcatactgaaagaactcctcaaggtaagaaggtaaattctgttgaagaaacatcttctttgagtgataagattgatattattatgtctatgcttgttaatggtagatctcatgttgatcctaataatgttcctttagcttcattggttgctcaagaagagcatgttgatgtgaacttcattaaaaataataatttcaacaacaatgcttataggaataattttggtaacaactataggccatatgctCCTAACAATGGTAATTCTAATGgtcattcttatggtaattcttacaacaatagtaggagtacacactctggtcttgaagtcatgcttaaagaatttattagtacacaaactacttttaataaatctgttgaggaaaagcttggtaaaattgatgttcttgcttctaaggttgatagtcttgctgctgatgttgatcttttaaaattgaaagttatgcctaatgaagataaatatattaagtcatttgctacagcaaacgctatccaagttcgaattaatgataatattagaatgatggctaaattgcatgctaggtgggaaagaaaagaaaaagaaaagcttgctaaagagaataatgtagctaaagtttggactattaccaccactagtaatgttgatgcttcacatgttgctaaacctcctactatcaatggtaaaataattggtgttggcaatgtttctactcctagtacaaagcgtgcaaaattgcctgaaactgctaaaactgtttgtgataaaagtgctgaaatttttcagaatgctgtagatcataatggtttagattttgatagttgtcatatttctgaagttattaagttcttacaaaacttgctagaagtcctaatgctagtgctataaatttagcctttacaaaacatattacaaatgctctcattaaagctagggaagagaaattaaaacttgaagcttctattcctaggaagttggaagatggttgggagcccatcattaagatgaaagtcaatgattttcattgtaatgctatatgtgatcttggtgcaagtatttctgttatgcctaagaaactttatgatatgcttgacttgccaccattgaaaaattgttatttggatgttaatcttgctgataattctataaagagacctttggggaggattgataatgttcacattacggttaacaataaccttgtccccgttgattttgttgtcttggatattgaatgcaatgcatcttgtcatattgttttgggaagacccttttttcgaattgttggtgctattattgatatgaaagaaggaaatattaagcatcaattccctcttaagaaaagtatggaacacttccctagaaagagaatgaagatgccttttgattctcttattagaacaaattatgatgttgatgcttcttctcttgataatacttgatttgcactttctgcgcctagctgaaaggcgttaaagaaaaagcacttcttggaagataacccatgatatttttgtttttatttttactactgttttgttgagtcttggaagttgttactactgtagcaacctctccttgtcatgttattgtgccaagtaaagtctctaatagaaggttgatactagattttgatttctgcgcagaaacagatttcttgtctgtcacgaattcaagtttttctctctgtagaagaatcaaaaaaatcagtGATTTTTCTGAACACTGGTTTTCTTAGCTTTACAGTGACAGAAAAACCGCTTTACTTTAAACCTcagaaaaatctgtttctgcgcagaaaattCATGTctgtccaagagggagtatttatgctcgatagtgggttcatgcctccattgaatctgggacagtgacagaaagttctaaggttgtggatctgctgttgccaatagggataaaacatcaatgctttgtctaaggatatttgtgttgattacattacgcatcatacttaatgcaattgtctgttatttgcaacttaatactggaaagggtgcggatgctaacctgaaggtggactttttaggcatagatgcatgctggatggcggtctatgttctttgtcgtaatgccctaattaaatctcatagtagtcatcatgatatgtatgtgcatctctattctgtcaattgcccaactgtaatttgttcacccaacatgttatttatcttgttgtagagacaccactagtgaactatggaccccggtccattcttttatatctgaaatacaatctactgcaatctctgttctctgttgttcttcggaaataaacatcattctccacaccatacgtttaatcctttgttttcagcaagccggtgagattgacaacctcactgttaagttggggcaaagtattttgatagtgttgtgcaggttccacgttggcgccggaagccctggtgttgcgccgcactacactcctccaccaacaaccttcacgtggccttcatctcatactggttcgataaccttggtttttttctgagggaaaacttactgctgtgcgcatcacaccttcctcttggggttcccaacggacgtgtgcatcacgcgccatcagccaccgcaagtacttctagattatgtttagtttaaatttagtcgaatctcgttcgaatctatgtaatatatgccaagtttggatgaatttaattGAATCTCGCTCGAGTTTTAAATTTTCGAAATTTtgttttggggacgcgactgtggAGCGCCGTCCcctaaacgcggcacgaacaaaacatgtcCTCCAATGCTCAATTCGGcatcgtttgggggacggtttgggggacgtgactggagatgctctaagggtatCTCTAACGGAGCCGTGCATCATGTGGCAACCTGTTGTGGTTGTGGTTTCCAAGATTCTTCAGGCTAAGGTTATCtctaacggggcgacgcaaaataGACGTCTAAATTGTTCGCGCGCGTCCATTTCCATCGCCTCGCGGACAGGAAATGGTCGTTTtttcccgcgcgtccgtttgccagGGTGCCCGAGCGGCCCGACGTatttttttctactttttttttcctttttcatttaaacatagatacaaacattacacaaactaatacatagtttggaacatggttaaaacattgcaaaatgaggaaacttaACTAGTGTTGGCCACGCAGGTTtcttatgttcgctgccaagaaagaacactctcggaCACTCTTAATCACCCAAACTGAAAAATTCAGCTGGCCATGTTGTTTGTACAAAGGGGGAACATACAGAAACCTCCACTAATGGCTTCAATTGGCACGTGGCCATCTTCGTTGTAAAAAAAGAATACTCTAACAGTTCAAActgtcggtgtccgagccggactcgccggtgtggtagtgcctgcggcaggataTGTTGTCGAACACTTTGACGATCATCACGccatccccctcgtagaggaaggtgagatggcagccgggctcgagatcGAGGTCGCGGACGAACTTGTCCCACCAAGTGTGCAGGTACATTTTGCCTTGCCCATCGAACAAGTCCTCGACAGGCCGCCGGcaaaagttgcagctggcctcccgtatctGCAACTTGGACGGCTCGACTCCGTCGACGAACTTGGTGAATTTTTTCGGGAGCTGCTTGATACCGGCAGGGGGAGTGGGGTCCTGgttgatgcggaggaggaactcaaagcaccggacctcctgcgaagacgacggcggcgaacgtggggccgtagctgctccacctggGCGGCCCCAGCTGCGGCGGCCACGCCCGCGGCCTCTACCACCTCGCAGGCCACCATGGAGTACCTCGCGGAGCTGGTTGCGTCGCAGGAAAAgtgaggcggcgctacggtggaggttgtggtgGCTAGGATTTGTATGGAGGagaggacgaggaagacgagggcgCGCCCCTCTTTATATATGCGGCTAAAAGATATTTTAAAACGGGAAATGAAGTAAGATTGGAGAGTAAATTGACAATGGACAAtattatacatgagaatataataGACTAACATTTCAAATGCTCGGTAGGAGTTTGAAAAGACCAAATGTAGCATATAGGGATGAAGTGCTGGTGAAGAAAACTATCATATGTGAAAGCTAATTACTCTGCCTAAATGAATATCCCAAGTTTGGCAGTTTTTCTCTACATCGAGCAGCAACCCTTTGAAAATGAGGTCCCATATGTCTTCAGAATTTTGGATTTAGGGAAATCACGTCCAAAGAATCGCCCTCTAAATAGCTGAAACAAGTCAAATGAAAGGAAATCCTTCTTTAACTTTGTACCCTCTCTTCCACCTAGTGGTACAATCATTAGACTATTTATGATTTAAAAAGATTActtcttcaaaatttattctcGCTAAATATTTAATTAGTTTTTCCATAATATTATTTAGATACGTGATTTTGATCAGTATTGTTGATTTGGAAAGAGCGTGATCCTTGCTGATTTGGCTCCTCGACCTATTCATTTTTCCTGAACAATTCAAGGCTGCATATGCGAAGATACGGGCGGACGACGCACCATTTCATTTCACTTCCATTCGTTCTAACTAAAAAGACACTGCCGGTAttcaattcagaaaaaaaaaaacacatgcaAAACACGCAAAAACACTGTTTATTACAAGCCGCAAACGAATCACGATTCCCTACAAGCAGCCAGAGGAAAGATCGAATCATGGGGTGCGATACAGAGTAAATTGGACGGACGGATGAATGAATGGATCTCTATATATGCTTCACTTTCACCACGCTACTGACAGCAAAAGCGCAACCATGGCAGTCTGAACCACAAAACCCCATTGCACGAACTGCCGGCTGCTCCCGCTCTGCACCAAGAACAGATTCAAAAACATTTGACATGAGTTGATCTTCCATTAATGATTCATTCGTTTTGTCGGTAAGAAAGAAGGAACAGTTGATTGAGACGCGTTACATACCAGATCGTTTGCGGAGGGTGCCGGGCCGGACACGTCCTCCACGGTGGGCTCTGGCGCGACGGGCGCCGGCGGGCTGAGTGGCTCGGGAGCAGGGGCGGGCGCCTTCTTCTTGCCGCTCTTCTTCCTCTTGTGCTTGTTCTTGCTCTTGGACGGGGCCTCGGCGGGAGGCAGCACGGCGGGTGCCAAGGCTGCGGGCGGAGTCGCGGCAACTGGGGGCAGCACCGCGGGCGCTTGGGCCGGGGAAACCGCGGGCGgcagtgtcgccggtggaggcgtCACGGGAGGAGGCGCGGAGACAGGCGGGGGTACGACAGGCGGTGGCGTCACCGGCGGAGGAGTGACAGGCGGGGGAGTGATAGGCGGGGGCGTGACAACAGGCGGCGGCGCGGACACGGGTGCGACGACCGGAGGCGGTTTAACCGGCGCGACTGCCGGAGGCGGCTTGACCGGCGcgacgggggtggtggtgggagcGGGCGTCACCGGCACGGGAGGAGCTTGGGCCGGCGCTGTCGGCACTGGTACGGGAACAGGCGGCACCGGCGCCGCTGTGGGAGACGTCTGCGCCGcggcggcagccaggagggcgGCGAGCACGAGCAGGCGGCGCCATGGCCGAAGCTGCAGCGCCATGATGCAGTTTCTCGACGAGTAGTTGGCAATGCGATCTGTGGCTGAAGctccgtgtgctgctgctgctgctgagttTGCCGGATCTGGAGGAGGAGAGTATATATGTAGTAGGAGTACATCCATGGAAGTGAGCGGCGATCGCGTGGAAGGTGCACGTTGGTTGGGTCGTCGGGGATGGCTTGGGAGTGAAGGGAGGCGGGGCGGGTGGGTGCGCGCGACGCGACGGCGGGAAAGGTGACGCCGCAACGAACCCCTGTGCAGATCGCATGCACGCTGATTGCCTCCCAATCTTTTTCTACCCTGTCTGACCAAACAAGAAATCAGAATTGCCTTTTTCGCATCCTGACATATTTAgcattttctatatttttttacAAAAGGGACAATTGGTTGCAGTTGCCATTTAGCATTTTCTATATTGTTTTATAAAAACAATTGGTTGCAGTTGTATATACTACTTTCTCTGATCTTTATCGCTGATTTGGTTGTATCTGCTGGAAGTGTGAATAGATACAACTAAACCATCAATACTAAGAgctcctttgatttataggataTAAAAAATATAGGAATAGAAAAAGCATAGAATTAAGATGTTATGCCTATTTGAATCGTATGAAAACATAAATTGTGTTTCATTCTAGTAAAGAAATTTTTCATTATGTATATGACCTAACATTTTTTTCTATAGGATttatactactccctctgtttatAAATAGATATCTGAGGTTTGTCTAAATCTGGATGTATATAGAGACTAAATAGcgtgtagatacat contains:
- the LOC124660272 gene encoding vegetative cell wall protein gp1-like; translation: MALQLRPWRRLLVLAALLAAAAAQTSPTAAPVPPVPVPVPTAPAQAPPVPVTPAPTTTPVAPVKPPPAVAPVKPPPVVAPVSAPPPVVTPPPITPPPVTPPPVTPPPVVPPPVSAPPPVTPPPATLPPAVSPAQAPAVLPPVAATPPAALAPAVLPPAEAPSKSKNKHKRKKSGKKKAPAPAPEPLSPPAPVAPEPTVEDVSGPAPSANDLSGSSRQFVQWGFVVQTAMVALLLSVAW